One window from the genome of Solea solea chromosome 13, fSolSol10.1, whole genome shotgun sequence encodes:
- the LOC131470990 gene encoding glutamate receptor ionotropic, NMDA 2D — protein MVAIPTLSLLLVLAEWAGLVDTSPHLLLRPSPRERDAGTMMNFNIAVIHAGATVQAEAAVAGPGGRVLYPGFGRVYGSLGESVVTQWGSANVIWLQVNDSSPKTVLSQLCELLAARPLQGLVYEEERPPRTAWGPLAPMLEFVSAQTGLPIVAVGGGAGLGRMPQESGSIFLQFSSSTALQLEVIFEVLEEYDWTSFSVVSTRHHGYQDFLSVVEGLTDGSFIGWEKKSVVILNVTDDPGGARTRRLLKENEAQVRLLYCSQEEAELVFRAAWAAGQAGASHMWFAVGPALSGLGMENLPRALFAVRPQGWRDEPRRRIARGVSVLTHGAVAMRKDYGTTGGPNFVTNCMTDANQTQRLRGRMRYFSNITLGGRDYSFNGDGYLSNPFLDVISWTPGRGWEDVGWWENGVLRLRYPAWSRYGPFLKPPDDAQHLRVVTLEERPFVIVELADAASGTCIRDSVPCRRPLNVSAAHEGVAPMKQCCKGFCIDILKRLAKIVGFTYDLYLVTNGKHGKKIDGIWNGMIGEVVYKRADMAIGSLTINEERSEVVDFSVPFVETGISVMVSRSNGTVSPSAFLEPYSPAVWVMMFVMCLTVVAVTVFIFEFFSPVGYNRSLQNGKKTGGSTFTIGKSVWLLWAIVFNNSVPVENPRGTTSKIMVLIWAFFAVIFLASYTANLAAFMIQEEYIDTVSGLSDKKFQHPEEQYPPLKFGTVPNGSTEKNIRSNYPDMHQYMGKYNQRGVEDAILNLKTGKLDAFIYDAAVLNYMARKDEGCKVMTIGSGKVFATTGYGIALHKNSRWKRPLDLALLQLVGDDEIEMLERLWLSGICHNDKIEVMSSKLDIDNMAGVFYMLLVAMGLSLLVFAWEHLVYWKLRHCMATSSGKLDFLLAISRGMYSCCSFEDETAPGGSKSLPSHHHAAMVTVPSQPHVVSTSMTAPAIAMTQQQQQQPPQSVYKTPLPGSPPTVVHSGTALGPSNTPIAGAPLPCTTFLPRPDRRLAVVDRWRLPKSATATNPMAGRWPVTDMGPFAQKVPPNWASTAGGGGGLDGYKRYYGPIDPEGLGPCMEQQAGSQTPKTMPRGHPQPPPASVAFYSEKGIDHGVGKKVVGGGSGGQGKGAVKSLGTPRMPPKGQAPLPPTPPLPHPSPPLPSSFWRKRRPKKPKESGGPLYENILPLGRRGGARDGVREGGGRRARPLSPPLSLPVPVPLSPSYTPPSPSASLHYTSSSSSSTTSSTSTSSSASSSRSTSPTYSYSSSRSTRDRTGGIDGEDDDDEEELTEESSLLLGRGRERERSIIRPRSFSHGRLPPPIPPRKPRTSWGDRERERGGSQLSQLQEWWASWSERERSGAGGDTERQKREKKRRKEKEKEKKKKKKNKKRKKREERERERERERKRRKVKKKKKKALKTKKRRKSTGGKRSEPEEGDVEPEREGDVEGEREGEIQDYPSFSAQYRSAFGEKGRDSWEGERERGRREGGDEGNDREEEDSGRSRERHSKSSHSHSRHRTPSKRYPNLNKLPASVKFWVNGRGGDSNTPPTSFHPLLASSKRRRSGGVDRDDSGRVGERRPLLMHYEKEKAQTREGMSFQEWDSEDEENDDEEEEEERERLRDRGDRRRRAGRGAMSESERDRARVEDSYSDDGSSGEFGRFERYWEGGGVGSGTGIGGIGGGGWFFGTYPSREKGGSINSRDDSLLGTRAEGWFGADFWGSGPGAGWGSEGGLGGSGSQWPLPPTAFPPPRRYWSMDKIPVKGEKKWKSGGGKSKVRARDRGEDTGRATMCSCNLYPQPHPYPHPHSRSHTSHSKRETTMLSRSQEELLPHCHSFSGSSRPKPLPPKPDQAKSGSQSNLSLSTQPTDHPPQPSPSSPQQSSMSPTSLPMPIPPPPSSSSVSPPAGVGMAGQAQASASAKLQYQRLRSVPQPRRFYSPHLPLKAKSLCSRRGSAHFSSLESEV, from the exons ATGGTCGCCATacctactctctctctcctattGGTCCTGGCAGAGTGGGCAGGTCTGGTGGACACCTCCCCCCACCTCCTGCTGCGGCCCAGCCCACGGGAGCGTGATGCGGGGACGATGATGAACTTCAACATTGCCGTGATCCACGCCGGTGCGACGGTGCAGGCAGAGGCGGCGGTGGCGGGGCCCGGGGGAAGGGTGCTCTACCCTGGTTTCGGCCGGGTATACGGCTCCCTGGGGGAGAGCGTGGTCACCCAGTGGGGCTCTGCTAATGTCATCTGGCTACAG GTGAATGACAGTAGTCCTAAGACAGTGCTGTCCCAGCTGTGTGAGCTGCTGGCGGCGCGGCCCCTGCAAGGTCTGGTTTATGAAGAAGAGAGGCCCCCTCGCACAGCGTGGGGTCCTCTGGCACCCATGCTGGAGTTTGTCTCTGCGCAAACAGGACTGCCCATTGTGGCTGTAGGAGGGGGAGCGGGGCTGGGGAGGATGCCACAG GAATCAGGTTCCATCTTTCTCCAGTTCAGCTCCTCTACTGCCCTTCAGTTAGAGGTCATATTTGAGGTGCTGGAGGAGTACGACTGGACCTCCTTTTCCGTGGTGTCCACGCGTCACCATGGCTACCAGGACTTCCTGTCCGTGGTGGAGGGCCTGACGGACGGCTCGTTCATCGGCTGGGAGAAGAAGAGTGTGGTGATCCTGAACGTGACCGACGACCCTGGGGGGGCACGCACGCGCAGGCTGCTGAAGGAGAACGAGGCGCAG GTACGCTTGCTGTACTGCTCCcaggaggaggcagagctggTTTTCCGAGCCGCTTGGGCTGCTGGTCAGGCTGGCGCCTCACACATGTGGTTTGCTGTGGGGCCGGCTCTGTCAGGTTTGGGCATGGAGAACCTGCCCCGGGCTCTGTTTGCCGTCCGGCCTCAGGGTTGGAGGGATGAACCTCGCCGGAGAATTGCTCGGGGTGTGTCTGTGCTGACTCACGGTGCAGTGGCCATGCGCAAGGATTATGGGACGACGGGTGGGCCGAATTTTGTCACCAACTGCATGACTGATGCTAATCAGACCCAGAGACTGCGAGGCAGGATGAg GTATTTCAGCAACATCACACTTGGTGGTCGAGACTACTCCTTCAACGGTGATGGTTACCTGTCGAACCCCTTCCTGGATGTCATTTCTTGGACCCCCGGGCGCGGATGGGAAGAT GTAGGCTGGTGGGAGAATGGCGTGCTGAGGCTGCGGTACCCAGCTTGGTCTCGCTATGGGCCGTTCCTTAAACCACCCGACGATGCCCAGCACCTGCGTGTTGTCACACTGGAGGAAAGGCCATTCGTCATTGTGGAACTGGCAGATGCTGCATCCGGGACCTGCATCCGTGACTCGGTGCCCTGCCGACGACCCCTCAATGTCAG TGCCGCCCATGAGGGTGTGGCTCCCATGAAGCAGTGCTGCAAAGGCTTCTGCATCGACATCCTCAAGAGATTGGCCAAGATTGTTGGCTTTACCTATGACCTTTACTTAGTGACCAATGGGAAACATGGGAAGAAAATCGATGGGATTTGGAATGGCATGATTGGAGAG GTGGTATACAAGCGAGCGGACATGGCTATCGGCTCACTGACTATCAAtgaggagaggtcagaggttgTGGATTTCTCAGTACCTTTTGTAGAGACGGGGATCAGTGTCATGGTCTCCCGTAGCAACGGAACTGTATCGCCGTCCGCTTTCTTAG AGCCTTACAGTCCAGCGGTGTGGGTGATGATGTTCGTCATGTGCCTGACCGTTGTGGCTGTGACCGTCTTTATTTTTGAGTTCTTCAGCCCTGTGGGCTACAACCGCAGTCTCCAGAATGGCAAAA AGACTGGAGGTTCTACCTTCACTATAGGGAAGTCTGTATGGCTTTTGTGGGCCATTGTCTTTAACAACTCTGTGCCAGTGGAGAACCCCAGAGGAACCACCAGCAAGATCATGGTGCTGATCTGGGCCTTCTTCGCTGTTATCTTTCTGGCCTCCTACACTGCTAACCTGGCTGCTTTCATGATCCAGGAGGAGTACATTGACACCGTGTCAGGCCTCTCGGACAAGAAG TTTCAGCATCCCGAGGAGCAGTACCCACCTCTGAAGTTTGGAACAGTGCCCAACGGAAGCACAGAGAAAAACATCCGCTCCAACTACCCAGATATGCATCAGTACATGGGCAAATACAACCAGAGAGGAGTGGAGGACGCCATTCTCAACCTCAAGACCGG AAAACTGGATGCTTTTATTTATGATGCTGCAGTATTGAACTATATGGCCAGGAAGGACGAAGGTTGTAAG GTGATGACCATAGGCTCGGGGAAGGTTTTTGCCACCACAGGCTACGGTATCGCCCTGCACAAAAACTCACGCTGGAAACGTCCTCTTGACCTGGCCCTGCTGCAGCTGGTGGGAGATG ATGAGATTGAGATGCTGGAGCGCCTCTGGCTGTCTGGTATTTGCCACAATGACAAAATTGAGGTGATGAGCAGTAAACTGGACATCGATAACATGGCCGGTGTCTTCTACATGCTGCTGGTGGCTATGGGTCTCAGTCTGCTGGTGTTTGCCTGGGAACACTTGGTCTACTGGAAACTCCGTCACTGCATGGCCACCAGTTCTGGCAAACTGGACTTTCTCCTTGCAATCAGCAGG GGCATGTATAGCTGTTGTAGCTTTGAGGATGAAACAGCACCAGGTGGATCTAAATCTTTGCCTTCTCATCACCATGCTGCAATGGTTACGGTCCCATCCCAGCCACATGTTGTCTCTACGTCTATGACTGCCCCAGCTATTGCCATGacgcaacaacagcaacagcagccaccacagaGTGTCTACAAAACACCTCTACCAGGCTCTCCTCCCACCGTGGTGCATTCTGGGACAGCATTGGGTCCCTCCAACACCCCCATTGCTGGCGCACCCCTGCCTTGCACCACCTTCCTGCCGCGGCCAGACCGTAGACTGGCTGTGGTGGATCGCTGGAGGCTGCCTAAATCTGCCACAGCTACCAACCCTATGGCTGGAAGGTGGCCCGTCACTGACATGGGACCTTTTGCTCAGAAGGTCCCACCAAATTGGGCTTCAACTGCTGGAGGGGGTGGGGGACTTGATGGCTATAAGAGATACTATGGTCCCATTGACCCTGAGGGACTGGGGCCCTGCATGGAGCAACAAGCAGGGTCCCAGACCCCCAAGACTATGCCAAGGGGCCACCCCCAGCCACCTCCAGCCAGTGTGGCTTTTTACTCAGAAAAGGGCATTGACCATGGGGTGGGGAAGAAGGTGGTGGGAGGTGGCAGTGGAGGTCAGGGGAAAGGGGCCGTTAAATCTCTGGGTACTCCCAGAATGCCTCCTAAGGGTCAGGCCCCTCTGCCTCCTACACCCCCCCTGCCAcatccctctccccctctcccctcaTCCTTCTGGAGGAAACGCAGACCCAAGAAGCCCAAAGAATCTGGAGGGCCACTATATGAGAACATTTTGCCCCTGGGGCGGAGGGGAGGAGCACgagatggagtgagagagggaggagggaggagggcaCGCCCCCTCTCTCCACCGCTCTCACTTCCTGTGCCAGTGCCCCTCAGCCCCTCCTACACCCCTCCTTCTCCGTCTGCATCCTTGCACTATACGTCTTCATCTTCTTCGTCAACCACatcatccacatccacatcgTCATCTGCCTCGTCTTCTCGCTCCACCTCTCCCACCTACTCTTACAGCTCCTCCAGGAGCACACGAGACAGAACTGGAGGAATAGATGGAGAGGATGATGACGATGAGGAGGAGCTGACAGAAGAGTCAAGCCTCCTCCTTGGAAGGGGCAGGGAAAGGGAACGTTCAATCATTCGGCCTCGTTCCTTCAGCCATGGGCGCCTGCCACCACCCATTCCCCCCAGGAAACCTCGTACGTCCTGGGGGGACAGAGAACGAGAAAGGGGGGGAAGCCAACTGTCGCAGCTTCAAGAGTGGTGGGCAAgctggagtgagagagagaggagtggagCAGGTGGAGATACTGAGAggcaaaaaagagagaagaaaaggagaaaagagaaggagaaagagaagaagaaaaagaaaaagaacaaaaagaggaaaaagagggaagAACGGGAAAGAGAGcgtgagagagaaaggaagagacggaaggtgaaaaagaagaaaaagaaggcactgaagacaaagaaaagaaggaaatcaACTGGTGGGAAACGTTCAGAGCCAGAGGAGGGAGACGTAGAACcagagagggaaggagatgtagaaggagagagagaaggagaaatacAAGACTACCCCTCGTTCTCTGCTCAGTATCGGAGTGCATTTGGGGAAAAGGGGCGGGATTCCtgggaaggagagagggaaagaggcaggagagaaggaggagatgagGGCAATGACAGGGAAGAGGAAGATAGTggcagaagcagagagaggcATTCCAAATCCTCACACTCCCATTCCAGACATCGTACCCCCAGTAAGCGCTATCCTAACCTTAACAAACTCCCAGCTTCAGTCAAATTTTGGGTTAATGGAAGAGGAGGTGACTCCAATACCCCTCCAACATCCTTCCACCCATTGCTTGCGTCCTCCAAGCGCAGAAGAAGTGGGGGGGTGGACAGAGATGATAGTGGAAGAGTTGGGGAGCGGCGTCCTTTGTTAATGCATTATGAAAAAGAGAAAGCACAGACAAGAGAGGGGATGTCCTTCCAAGAGTGGGACTCTGAGGATGAAGAAaacgatgatgaggaggaagaggaagaaagggagagacTGAGGGATCGGGGGGACAGAAGAAGGAGGGCAGGTAGGGGGGCAATGTCTGAGTCAGAAAGGGACAGAGCCAGAGTTGAAGACAGTTACTCAGATGATGGATCGTCAGGGGAGTTTGGCCGTTTTGAAAGATACTGGGAGGGAGGTGGGGTGGGTAGTGGCACTGGAATAGGAGGTATAGGTGGAGGAGGCTGGTTCTTTGGCACCTACCCCTCCAGAGAGAAAGGGGGCAGTATCAATAGTCGGGATGATTCTTTACTGGGTACACGAGCAGAGGGATGGTTTGGTGCAGATTTCTGGGGTTCAGGGCCAGGTGCAGGATGGGGATCAGAGGGAGGGCTTGGAGGGTCAGGATCACAATGGCCACTACCCCCCACAGCCTTTCCTCCTCCTAGAAGATACTGGTCAATGGATAAGATTCCTGTGAAGGGAGAGAAGAAATGGAAGAGTGGAGGAGGGAAGAGCAAAGTGAGAGCTAGGGACAGAGGGGAGGATACAGGACGGGCCACCATGTGTTCCTGTAACCTTTATCCCCAACCCCATCCTTACCCACATCCCCACAGTCGCTCACACACTTCCCACTCCAAGAGAGAAACCACAATGCTTTCCCGTAGCCAGGAAGAGCTTCTCCCGCACTGCCACAGCTTCAGCGGAAGCTCTCGCCCCAAACCTCTGCCTCCAAAACCAGATCAGGCCAAATCTGGCAGCCAATCTAACCTCAGCCTCAGCACACAGCCCACAGACCATCCGCCTCAACCTTCACCGTCGTCACCCCAGCAGTCGTCCATGTCTCCCACCTCCCTCCCGATGCCCATTCCGCCTCCGCCTTCCTCATCCTCTGTCTCACCACCAGCAGGGGTAGGGATGGCCGGCCAGGCTCAGGCTTCGGCCAGTGCCAAACTCCAATATCAGAGACTGCGCTCGGTGCCACAACCGCGGAGGTTCTACTCCCCCCACCTGCCACTCAAAGCCAAGAGCCTTTGCTCACGCCGAGGGTCGGCCCATTTCTCCAGCCTCGAGAGTGAGGTATGa